A single window of Vigna unguiculata cultivar IT97K-499-35 chromosome 1, ASM411807v1, whole genome shotgun sequence DNA harbors:
- the LOC114174913 gene encoding syntaxin-43-like, whose translation MATRNRTVEFRKHRDAVKSVRAPLSSSAAASASSTGPVIEMVSLLPSNRSSYAPLSTEDPSTSRDAVTVGLPPSWVDDSEEIATAIQRARVKISELTKAHSKALLPSFGDGKEDQRLIETLTQEITSLLRKSEVRLKRLSAASGSSEDSNVRKNVQRSLAIDLQNLSMDLRRKQSTYLKRLQQQKEGFDGVDLEMNFNGSQFGSHDDEFSDVGFSEEQMTKLKKSEQFSVEREREIEQVVKSVHELAQIMKDLSVLVIDQGTIVDRIDYNIQSVSTSVEEGLKQLQKAERTQKKGGMIMCATSLVIMCFIMLVLLILKEILF comes from the exons ATGGCGACGAGAAATCGAACTGTGGAGTTTAGGAAGCACAGAGACGCCGTGAAGAGCGTGCGTGCTCCTCTCTCCTCCTCTGCTGCCGCATCCGCTTCTTCCACCGGTCCCGTCATTGAAATGGTTTCACTTCTTCCTTCCAATCGATCATCCTATGCTCCTTTAAGCACCGAGGATCCGTCCACCTCTAG GGATGCGGTTACTGTGGGGTTGCCACCGTCTTGGGTGGATGATTCTGAAGAAATAGCTACGGCTATACAACGTGCTCGGGTTAAAATTTCTGAGTTAACTAAAGCTCATTCGAAGGCTTTGTTGCCTTCCTTTGGGGATGGCAAAGAGGATCAGCGTCTTATTGAGACTCTAACCCAGGAAATTACATCTCTTCTTAGAAAGTCTGAAGTGAGGCTGAAGAGACTTTCTGCTGCTAGCGGATCTTCTGAGGATTCTAATGTTAGAAAAAATGTACAG CGTTCCCTTGCTATAGACCTTCAGAACCTATCAATGGATCTTCGGCGAAAGCAGTCAACATATTTGAAACGTCTGCAACAGCAAAAAGAG GGTTTTGACGGGGTTGACTTGGAGATGAACTTTAACGGGAGTCAATTTGGATCACATGATGATGAGTTCAGTGATGTG GGTTTTAGTGAAGAGCAGATGACAAAGCTAAAGAAAAGTGAGCAGTTCTCAGTGGAAAGGGAGAGAGAGATTGAACAG GTTGTTAAATCAGTCCATGAACTTGCTCAAATCATGAAGGATCTCTCTGTCCTAGTGATAGACCAG GGAACAATTGTGGATAGAATTGACTACAACATTCAGAGTGTTTCGACGTCCGTTGAAGAGGGCCTTAAGCAGTTGCAGAAG GCAGAGAGAACACAGAAAAAAGGAGGGATGATTATGTGTGCAACATCACTTGTTATAATGTGCTTTATCATGCTAGTTCTCTTGATACTCAAAGAGATCCTCTTCTAG
- the LOC114186302 gene encoding cellulose synthase-like protein D5, with amino-acid sequence MVKTASSPSSSPVTITVSSGGRRRSMGLTSPVPRASVSTNNPTSPLRASGGGRRLSGTGASKSGGIEEMNSEYVTYTVHIPPTPDRKPLTTSEDGKGSTSFISGTIFTGGYNSVTRSHSSVEVEALRKSTSVCGMKGCNEEPMKGSLCDPCECGFKICRECYLECGGNNGGGKCPGCKLPYKYASDDEDDEEGVGSEGEDQPLPLPSMAEVKLDKRFSLVKSFKAQNHPPELDHTRWLFETKGTYGYGNAVWPKDGYGANGFEPPPDFGKKARRPLTRKVGVSAAILSPYRMLILLRLVALGLFLTWRIRHPNHEAIWLWAMSITCELWFAFSWILDQLPKLCPVNRVTDLSVLKEQFESPNLRNPKGRSDLPGIDVFVSTADPEKEPPLVTANTILSILAVDYPVEKVACYLSDDGGALLTFEALAETASFARIWVPFCRKHNIEPRNPEAYFGQKRDFLKNKVRLDFVRERKRVKREYDEFKVRINSLPESIRRRSNAYNAHEELRVKKKQMETDANASEPVKVPKATWMSDGSHWPGTWASAEQDHSRGDHAGIIQAMLAPPNAEPEFGAGAEGDNLIDTTDVDIRLPLLVYVSREKRPAYDHNKKAGAMNALVRTSAIMSNGPFILNLDCDHYIYNSLALREGMCFMLDRGGDRICYVQFPQRFEGIDPSDRYANHNTVFFDVSMRALDGLQGPMYVGTGCIFRRTALYGFSPPRATEHRGWFGKKKIKLFLRRPKVSKKEEDEVSVPINCDHNDDDADIESLLLPKRFGNSTSLAASIPVAEYQGRLLQDLQGKGTHGRPVGSLAVPREPLDAATVAEAITVISCFYEDKTEWGKRVGWIYGSVTEDVVTGYRMHNRGWRSVYCVTKRDAFRGSAPINLTDRLHQVLRWATGSVEIFFSANNALLASPRMKFLQRVAYLNVGMYPFTSMFLILYCFLPAMSLFSGQFIVQSLSVTFLVFLLGITITLCLLALLEIKWSGITLHDWWRNEQFWLIGGTSAHVAAVLQGLLKVIAGVEISFTLTSKSATPENEDDEFADLYEVKWSFLMIPPITIMMVNAIAIAVGVARTMYSPFPQWSRLVGGVFFSLWVLCHLYPFAKGLMGRRGKIPTIIYVWSGLLSIIISLLWVYINPPSGVTEDYMNFKFP; translated from the exons ATGGTCAAAACGGCGTCGTCCCCTTCTTCCTCTCCGGTCACCATAACGGTGTCGTCCGGAGGTAGGCGCAGAAGCATGGGACTAACCAGTCCCGTTCCTCGCGCCTCAGTCTCCACCAACAACCCCACTTCTCCTCTCCGAGCTTCCGGCGGAGGTAGGAGACTTTCCGGCACCGGCGCTTCCAAAAGCGGTGGCATCGAAGAAATGAACTCCGAGTACGTGACGTACACTGTTCACATTCCCCCGACGCCGGACCGCAAGCCCCTGACAACCTCGGAAGACGGAAAAGGAAGCACGAGTTTCATCTCCGGAACGATCTTCACCGGAGGCTACAACTCCGTGACGCGCAGCCATTCCTCCGTGGAAGTCGAAGCGCTGCGGAAATCCACTTCGGTTTGCGGAATGAAGGGCTGCAACGAAGAACCAATGAAAGGAAGCTTGTGTGATCCATGCGAGTGCGGGTTCAAGATCTGCAGGGAGTGTTACTTAGAGTGTGGAGGGAACAATGGCGGAGGAAAGTGTCCTGGGTGCAAATTGCCTTATAAGTACGCGagtgatgatgaagatgatgaagaggGAGTGGGGTCTGAGGGTGAGGATCAGCCTCTGCCACTGCCTTCCATGGCGGAGGTCAAGTTGGACAAGAGGTTTTCTCTTGTGAAGTCCTTCAAAGCGCAGAATCATCCTCCGGAATTAGACCACACACGATGGCTGTTTGAAACGAAGGGGACATATGGCTATGGAAACGCTGTGTGGCCTAAAGATGGTTACGGTGCTAACGGGTTTGAACCCCCTCCGGATTTTGGAAAGAAAGCGAGAAGACCCTTGACCCGCAAGGTTGGAGTTTCAGCTGCTATTCTCAGTCCTTATAG GATGCTTATTCTTCTGCGTCTTGTTGCTTTGGGTTTATTTCTTACATGGAGGATAAGACACCCAAACCATGAAGCGATTTGGCTGTGGGCAATGTCTATAACTTGCGAGCTATGGTTTGCATTTTCATGGATTCTTGATCAGCTTCCTAAGCTCTGTCCTGTGAACAGAGTCACTGATCTATCTGTTCTGAAAGAACAGTTTGAGTCTCCAAACCTGCGCAATCCAAAAGGAAGATCTGATCTACCAGGAATTGATGTGTTTGTTTCCACGGCAGACCCTGAAAAGGAGCCTCCTCTTGTCACTGCCAACACCATTCTCTCCATCCTTGCAGTTGATTATCCAGTGGAGAAGGTTGCCTGTTACTTGTCTGATGATGGTGGAGCTTTGTTGACATTTGAAGCTCTTGCTGAGACTGCTAGTTTTGCTAGAATTTGGGTTCCTTTCTGTCGGAAGCACAATATAGAACCCCGAAATCCTGAAGCTTATTTTGGGCAGAAACGTGATTTTCTCAAGAATAAGGTCCGGTTGGACTTTGTGAGAGAGAGGAAAAGGGTGAAGAGGGAATATGATGAGTTCAAAGTGAGGATAAACTCCTTGCCAGAGTCCATTAGGAGAAGATCCAATGCTTACAATGCTCATGAGGAGCTACGAGTCAAGAAGAAACAGATGGAAACAGATGCCAATGCCTCCGAACCCGTTAAGGTTCCTAAAGCTACGTGGATGTCCGATGGTTCTCATTGGCCAGGAACTTGGGCATCAGCTGAACAAGACCATTCAAGGGGGGACCATGCTGGCATAATTCAG GCAATGTTAGCTCCACCAAACGCAGAACCGGAGTTTGGTGCAGGAGCTGAGGGAGATAACTTGATTGATACAACAGATGTTGATATTAGGTTGCCCTTGCTTGTTTACGTGTCTCGCGAAAAGAGGCCAGCATATGACCACAACAAGAAAGCAGGGGCAATGAATGCCCTTGTTCGCACCAGTGCCATCATGTCCAATGGGCCATTCATTCTGAATCTTGATTGTGATCATTACATCTACAACTCCTTGGCTTTAAGAGAAGGTATGTGCTTTATGCTTGATAGGGGTGGTGATAGGATATGCTACGTTCAGTTTCCTCAAAGGTTTGAGGGCATTGACCCCAGTGACAGATATGCAAATCACAACACTGTGTTCTTTGATGTGAGCATGAGAGCTCTTGATGGTTTACAAGGCCCCATGTACGTGGGAACAGGCTGCATATTCAGAAGAACGGCTCTGTATGGATTTAGTCCTCCTAGAGCCACAGAACATCGTGGGTGGTTTGGCAAGAAGAAAATTAAGCTGTTTCTGAGAAGGCCAAAGGTCTCAAAAAAGGAAGAGGATGAAGTTTCTGTGCCAATAAATTGTGATCACAATGATGATGATGCAGACATAGAGTCCTTGCTTCTTCCCAAAAGATTTGGTAATTCTACTTCTCTAGCTGCATCCATTCCTGTGGCGGAATACCAGGGAAGACTGCTTCAAGATTTGCAAGGAAAGGGAACACATGGAAGGCCAGTAGGTTCTCTTGCTGTGCCTCGTGAACCATTGGATGCGGCCACTGTTGCTGAGGCAATAACTGTCATATCTTGTTTCTATGAAGATAAAACTGAATGGGGCAAACGAGTGGGGTGGATATATGGTTCAGTCACAGAAGATGTGGTAACTGGTTACAGAATGCACAATAGAGGGTGGAGATCAGTGTACTGTGTAACCAAAAGGGATGCTTTTAGAGGATCAGCTCCCATCAATTTAACAGACAGGCTCCATCAAGTGCTTCGATGGGCTACAGGTTCCGTTGAAATCTTCTTTTCAGCTAACAATGCATTATTAGCAAGTCCTAGAATGAAGTTCCTGCAGAGGGTGGCATATTTAAATGTAGGAATGTACCCTTTCACCTCAATGTTTTTGATACTGTATTGCTTTCTACCTGCAATGTCTCTATTTTCTGGTCAATTTATAGTCCAATCTCTCAGTGTAACTTTTCTAGTATTCTTGCTGGGGATCACAATTACACTGTGTTTGCTTGCACTGCTGGAAATCAAATGGTCAGGAATCACTCTACATGATTGGTGGAGAAATGAACAATTCTGGCTAATTGGTGGAACAAGTGCTCACGTTGCTGCTGTTTTACAAGGGTTATTGAAGGTGATAGCAGGAGTGGAGATATCATTCACTTTAACTTCAAAATCAGCCACTCCAGAAAATGAAGATGATGAGTTTGCTGACCTCTATGAGGTGAAGTGGAGCTTTCTAATGATCCCTCCCATTACTATTATGATGGTGAACGCCATTGCTATTGCTGTAGGGGTAGCTAGAACCATGTACAGTCCCTTTCCACAATGGAGCAGACTAGTAGGAGGGGTGTTTTTCAGTTTATGGGTGTTGTGCCATCTTTATCCTTTTGCAAAGGGCCTCATGGGAAGAAGAGGAAAGATTCCTACCATCATTTATGTTTGGTCTGGATTACTCTCCATCATTATTTCTTTGCTCTGGGTATACATAAACCCTCCTTCAGGGGTTACAGAAGATTATATGAACTTCAAATTTCCTTGA
- the LOC114194351 gene encoding probable galacturonosyltransferase-like 7, which produces MFGITRFSGFFSAAMFVILLIILSPSFQSEAIRSSHRFSFRKALPFRNAHECAGVSAQTKVCDPSLVHVAITLDVEYLRGSIAAVHSILRHALCPENVFFHFLVSDTNLQTLVESTFPHLKFNVYYFDPNTVSHLISSSVRQALEQPLNYARNYLADLLESCVERVIYLDSDLVVVDDVAKLWSASLGSRAIGAPEYCHANFTKYFTAGFWSEPSLAGTFAQRRACYFNTGVMVMDLVKWRKEGYTRKIERWMEIQKSDRIYELGSLPPFLLVFAGHVAPIEHRWNQHGLGGDNVKGSCRGLHPGPVSLLHWSGSGKPWLRLHSKRPCPLDSLWAPFDLYAPSPF; this is translated from the coding sequence atgtttgGGATTACGAGATTCTCGGGGTTTTTCTCCGCCGCAATGTTCGTCATTCTTCTTATCATTCTCTCGCCCTCTTTCCAATCCGAAGCAATTCGATCCTCCCACCGATTTTCCTTCCGGAAAGCCCTTCCCTTCCGTAATGCACACGAATGCGCCGGGGTTTCCGCCCAAACAAAAGTGTGCGACCCTTCTTTAGTCCACGTCGCCATAACTCTCGACGTCGAATATCTCCGCGGTTCAATCGCCGCCGTGCACTCCATCCTCCGCCACGCCCTCTGTCCGGAGAACGTCTTCTTTCATTTCCTCGTCTCCGACACGAATCTTCAAACCCTAGTGGAGTCCACCTTCCCGCACTTGAAGTTCAACGTCTATTACTTCGATCCCAACACCGTCTCCCACTTGATCTCTTCCTCCGTGCGCCAAGCGCTGGAGCAGCCACTCAATTACGCCAGGAACTACCTCGCGGACCTTCTCGAGAGTTGCGTTGAGCGAGTTATCTACCTGGATTCCGATCTGGTGGTGGTGGACGATGTGGCCAAGCTTTGGAGCGCGAGTCTGGGCTCACGCGCCATCGGCGCGCCGGAGTACTGCCACGCGAACTTCACGAAGTACTTCACGGCGGGGTTCTGGTCGGAGCCGAGTTTGGCGGGGACGTTCGCGCAGCGGAGGGCGTGTTACTTCAACACGGGGGTGATGGTGATGGATCTGGTGAAGTGGAGGAAGGAGGGGTACACGAGAAAAATCGAGAGGTGGATGGAGATTCAGAAGAGTGATCGGATCTACGAGCTGGGCTCGTTGCCGCCGTTTTTACTGGTGTTTGCGGGACATGTGGCGCCCATTGAGCACCGATGGAACCAGCACGGTTTGGGCGGGGATAACGTGAAGGGTAGTTGTCGTGGGTTGCACCCTGGTCCGGTGAGCTTGTTGCATTGGTCCGGTAGTGGAAAACCCTGGCTCCGGTTACATTCCAAACGTCCTTGTCCTCTCGACTCTCTGTGGGCTCCCTTTGACTTGTACGCACCCTCTCCATTTTAA